In Candidatus Aegiribacteria sp., the DNA window ATTTCAACTTCCCGCCATTCAGAGTTCCCGGGATACCGATAATATCTCGAAAGACTCGATAACATCGCCAACTTTGATATCGTTGTATCCCGAAAGACCGATACCACATTCAAAACCTGCTTTAACCTCCTTGCGATCTTCTTTGAATCGCTTCAGAGAGCTGATACTGCCTGACCATAAATCAACACCATTCCTGACAAGGCGAACTCGCGCATTTCTTCTGATAACGCCATTGACAACATATGATCCGGCAATAACACCAATTTTGGGAACTTTAAAGAGATCTCTGACTTCCGCTGAACCAAGAAATTCTTCTTTCTCTTCAGGTTTTAGAAGACCGGAGAGAGCTTTGGTCACAGTATCCTCCACCTGATGAATCACACTGAATGTAGCAATCTCAATATCCAGAGCTGAAGCTTCTTCACGCGCTCTTGCATCCGGACGAACTCTGAAACCGATTATCACCGCGTTTGAGGCCGCGGCAAGATTGACATCATTCCCTGATATTCCACCTGCTCCGCTTCTGATGATGTTAACGGATACTTCGTCGTTACCGAGCCCTGACAGTGTATCGACTATGGCTTCCGCTGTCCCCTGAACATCTGCCTTGATAATCAGATTGAGTACACCCTCTGTTTCTTCGGATTTCTGCCAGAAATCCTTAAGTGAAACCTTTCTGCCTGCATGAAGATCTCTTTCACGCTGAACCAGCTGACGTATTCGGGTGACTTTCCTGGCCTCATGTTCGGAATCAACCACCACAATCGATTCTCCTGCGTCCGGAACGAATGAACATCCTAGAATCTGTACGGGAACACCGGGGCCTGCTTCTTCAATCTCATTATTGTTTTCATCATACATCGCTCGGACTCTACCGCTGAAGCGCCCTGCTATGAAATAATCCTCAAGCCTGAGTGTACCGTCCTGAACGATAATATTGGCAACAATTCCACTTCGGGGATCGATCTCACCTTCCAGAACTGTACCTTTCGCAGGTCTGTCAGGACATGCGGTCAGCTCAAGCATATCTGTCTGAAGCATCAACTTCTCAAGCAGATCATCAATATTTTCACCTGTGATTGAAGAAACCTCGGAGCAGAGGATATCACCGCCCCATTCTTCAACAAGTATCTTGTGAGCAGCCAGATCTTTCTTAATGAAATCAGTATTCGCTGTCGACAGATCAACCTTGGTGATCGCTACTACAATTGGAACTCCTGCTGCTCTTGCGTGATCAATGGCCTCTTCCGTCTGAGGCATGACCCGACTGTCGGCGGCGATTACAAGTATTACAATATCAGTAACTCTGGCGCCCCTTGTTCTCATGGCTGTGAAAGCCTCATGTCCGGGAGTATCGATGAATGTAATCCTTCGATCATCAGCAAGATTTGTGATATACGCACCAATGTGCTGTGTTATTCCACCTGATTCCGTTGAAAGAACATTTGTGGATCTTATCCTGTCCAGAAGAGCTGTCTTGCCATGGTCAACATGTCCCATAACGGTGACAATCGGTGATCTGGGTACTTCTGTTCCATCTGTGCTTACGCGCTTCTTCTCAATCTCCTCTGCGCCAAAACTCTCAACCATTTCCACTTCGAATCCGAATTCATCAGCCACAAGCGAAATGGTCTCAACGTCAAGCCTCTGATTTGCTGTAGCCATCACACCGAGTTCCATGAATTTACCGATAACCTTGCTCAAAGGAAGATCCATCATTTCGGCCAGTTCAGAAGGGCTTGTATACTCTGTTATTCGTATTAGTACGGTCTCCTCTGGACCGGTATCCTCAGTTATCTGGCGTTCCTGCTTTTCCTCTCTGTATTTCTTTCTTTTTTTCTGCCTTGCTTTTCCTGTGCCAGAGTCAATCTTGGCGAGAGTATCACGCACCGTTTTCACTGCTTCCGCAGTTATGCGAGGTTTACGCCTTTTTTTCTTCTTGCGTTTCTTCAAAGCGGTTTTTGAACGAGCTTCGATTTTTTCTTTATCAAACCTGACCCGTATTCTATTAATATCTTCAGTAGTCATTGAACTCATATGACTCTTAACAGATACTTTCATCTCTTCAAGAACCTTCAGGAGGGCTTCACTTGACAGGTTAAGTTCCCTTGCCAGCTCATACACTCTCATCTTATTCCCGCTGCTTTTCTCAGCCAAGGGATCACCCGCTTCCATCATTGGTCAATATCAAAAATTCCTTAAGAGGAAATAACTAAAATATATTACGCTTCAGTGAATCTGCCTGTATCTTCCTAATTCTCCTTCAGGCTATTATTCTTTAAATTCTTTCTTATCTTCATCAATGAATTCTTTTTCAGCCTCAAGTATTTCACTCTTCTCTTTCTCAATTTTCACAAATTCATGTCTTTTCTTAACAAGTATTTTCGCTTCTTTCAGCATGGATTTCAGCTTGACAGGACCTACTCCCTCGACTTCGAGTATCCTTTTCTCAACGCCTTCGATAAGCCTTGCTGCAGAATCAAAACCGGCTCTCGTTAATCTCTCGGCTAGTTTATCATTCACGCATGTGAGTTCAGAGATATCGATTATGAGCATATCATCCCAACGTTTCTGATCCTCCCACAACGATTTTTCCTCAATCTCGATCCTGTAACCCACAAGCTGTCCTGCAAGCCGGACATTGTGACCGCCCTTGCCTTTAGCTCTGCCGACCTCATCATCCGGAACAGTAGCAACCATTACTTTTTCATTCTCTCCGGTATCTTCATTGAGCCGATCTCTCATCTCGACACGAAGAACAGTTGCCGGAAGAAGCGCATTTGTAACAAGCAGTTTTTTATCAATCGTCCATGGAATGATGTCAATACGCTCACTGTTCAGTTCCCGCATAACAGACTGGACTCTCATCCCCTTCATTCCTACAAAGGTGCCCACTGCGTCAACTCTAATATCATTGCTCGTAACAGCAATCTTTGTTCTAACCCCGGCTTCCCTCGCAATGGCCTTGATCTCAGCAATACCTTCGTCAATCTCCGGAGCTTCTCGTTCAAATAATCTCTTGATCAGCAGAGGCGTTGCTCTTGACAGGACAAGCTGAGGTTCGCTGCTTTCCGGGCTTTGTACTTCTACCAGAACAGGGAGAACTGTATCCCCATGTTCAAATCGCTCACCTCTTGCTCTTTCCTCTGGTGGGATTACAGCTTCAATCTGTCCTGCAACGCGAACATTGACTCTGTTCCTGTAAACCTGCTGTACAACGCATCTTGGAATCAGCTGTCCGATACGGCTGGAA includes these proteins:
- the infB gene encoding translation initiation factor IF-2, with the protein product MAEKSSGNKMRVYELARELNLSSEALLKVLEEMKVSVKSHMSSMTTEDINRIRVRFDKEKIEARSKTALKKRKKKKRRKPRITAEAVKTVRDTLAKIDSGTGKARQKKRKKYREEKQERQITEDTGPEETVLIRITEYTSPSELAEMMDLPLSKVIGKFMELGVMATANQRLDVETISLVADEFGFEVEMVESFGAEEIEKKRVSTDGTEVPRSPIVTVMGHVDHGKTALLDRIRSTNVLSTESGGITQHIGAYITNLADDRRITFIDTPGHEAFTAMRTRGARVTDIVILVIAADSRVMPQTEEAIDHARAAGVPIVVAITKVDLSTANTDFIKKDLAAHKILVEEWGGDILCSEVSSITGENIDDLLEKLMLQTDMLELTACPDRPAKGTVLEGEIDPRSGIVANIIVQDGTLRLEDYFIAGRFSGRVRAMYDENNNEIEEAGPGVPVQILGCSFVPDAGESIVVVDSEHEARKVTRIRQLVQRERDLHAGRKVSLKDFWQKSEETEGVLNLIIKADVQGTAEAIVDTLSGLGNDEVSVNIIRSGAGGISGNDVNLAAASNAVIIGFRVRPDARAREEASALDIEIATFSVIHQVEDTVTKALSGLLKPEEKEEFLGSAEVRDLFKVPKIGVIAGSYVVNGVIRRNARVRLVRNGVDLWSGSISSLKRFKEDRKEVKAGFECGIGLSGYNDIKVGDVIESFEILSVSREL
- the nusA gene encoding transcription termination factor NusA yields the protein MPDNYQRIEALAAVIRESRGANQELLLEWLKRALVEATELEYGSPQNISVTWNQRTGDVNVVTLKVVVKEVEENKEHLQITRRQARKYQPDAEQGDTVEVPVDFDNFSRSSVNVFRQQFHTLERSAEREQVYKEYSSRIGQLIPRCVVQQVYRNRVNVRVAGQIEAVIPPEERARGERFEHGDTVLPVLVEVQSPESSEPQLVLSRATPLLIKRLFEREAPEIDEGIAEIKAIAREAGVRTKIAVTSNDIRVDAVGTFVGMKGMRVQSVMRELNSERIDIIPWTIDKKLLVTNALLPATVLRVEMRDRLNEDTGENEKVMVATVPDDEVGRAKGKGGHNVRLAGQLVGYRIEIEEKSLWEDQKRWDDMLIIDISELTCVNDKLAERLTRAGFDSAARLIEGVEKRILEVEGVGPVKLKSMLKEAKILVKKRHEFVKIEKEKSEILEAEKEFIDEDKKEFKE